The genomic stretch GTTGAAGCGCTGCAGCTCGGCTGCTTCCGTCTGGGATGAAGCAATATAACGAGTGAGCAGCGGACGGGCAATGCGAATAAACAAATTAGCTTTTGGACCAAAGAGTAGTCCAGCTGCTTGAATGACCCACAATGCTGCAATTAGCCAAGGCAGCTGCAGTACTATTGCAATGAGAAGCACGGTGACTATGCCGGTCTGATTGGCGCGGACGTATGGAATAGGAATTTCCTTCATACAAAAACCAACTTTCCCAAGTGGTATTTAATAATTTAATACTATTGAAAAATACCCGTTTTGGCAACAGCTAATCGATCATTATTTAAGTTCAACTTATAGACTAAACTCCAATGCACAGCTAATCTTGCAGCATCGTTAGCTGCGTACGACCTTAAATGCGTTATATCATGCACTAAAGTCCCCGCTAGTTTAAGGAGAATTGGCCTACACTGCACTTCGTACAATAGAAACCTCACATGAGAACCGTTTCAGGCGGCTACATTGTAATTCTGCAGTAGAATGAGCTCCAAACCAACGAATATCGCCCTAAGCTAGGCATTCTATTGCAGAAACTGCACTGTACGTGTCGGATCAGGCTAGTAAAGTCGATTACGTTGTACAAACTGCAGCGTAGCATCGGTCTACAGCGCTATTTCATAAATGAATTAATCCAACTAGCACGCCCAACCTAATAACCGCAGAAAGAAAGCTAAAGTAAGCTGACTATATTGCTAAAAAACTAATTTCCGAAAATCTGTCTTTGTTGAATATCCAATTTTCGAAACAAATCTGGTTCTACACGCAGTTGTCAGACGTAGAGGGAATATGCGTTTATTAGGCAGTACATTTAATGTTTAGATAAGCTATAACAAATTACTATTTAATGGGCTTTTCATATATAATAGATTCGTATAACTAAAGAACTAATTTTTCCAATAATGAGGTAGATGAATACGAGAGTCTTACAGGAATCGTTATGCTTAGGGGACTCTCTGATATAGTGCTGCCAAAGAAAATAGGTAGGAGGAAGCTATGAAGCTAAAGCTGGTACATATTATTGCCCTATTAACTGCGCTCTCTGTCTTCTTTATGTATAGAGGAACTCTGGATACGATGGACTATTTCTTCCAGGATCGGTTTATGCAGAAGGAAGGCAGCATAGATACGAGGATTGCTATAATCGCTATTGATGACGAGAGTGTCAATGAATATGGCAGCTGGCCTTGGAATCGCAATGTTCATGCGATGCTTGTCGACACGCTTGCGGAAGGGAAGCCGGCGGTTATTGCATTTGACGTAACGTTCCCTGCTCCTTCGGCAGATGATACCTCATCAGATGAAGCGTTGATCGCCGCAGTGAGAAATGCGGGCAATGTCGTCATGCCGGTATATGGAACCTTTGCTTCCTCTGCCGAGCGGGGGGCGATTGAAGCGATTCAAATGTCTGAGCCTTACCCAGAGCTGAAAGCGGCAGCTGCAACGGTAGGACATATTAACACGATTCCCGATCGTGACCGGGTTGTACGGAATTCCTTGTATAGCTTCATGGATCAGGGAAAGCAAATAGAGAGCTTTTCGTGGGTTGTCTATAAGATGTACAAGGAAAGAATGGGCGAGACCGCAAATGCAGATATGCTACCGCTCGATGACTTTGGGCGCTTCCATATTCCTTATACAGGGCGGCCTTTTCAGTATGAGGCGATTCCGTACTCGGCTGTGCTCAGCGGCGATGTTCCTGCGGACTATTTTGAGGATCGAATTGTTTTAATTGGTCCGTATGCTACAGGGTTTAAGGATGATTATCCGACACCGCTGCAGGTGAAGAGTCCTATGTATGGAGTAGAAATACATGCGAATATTATTCAAGCGCTGCTCGAAGGAAATTTTAAGCATGAGCTTGATTGGAAATGGAATGCGTTTATTCTGCTAATTGCAGCCGCGCTCGCTTACTTCCTGTTCCGAAAGTGGAATATGCTGTTTTCCTTTGTATCGGTTGCCGTGCTTATCGCGGCATTCGTTATTGGAGGCGGTTACCTGTATAGGCAAGGGGTCATTGTCTCTATAGGTTACGTTGTGCCGCTGCTCATTGTTAGCTGTATTGTCGTCGTAGGTTTTCATTATGTGGAGGAGCTGTTTGAAAGGCGAAG from Paenibacillus sp. FSL H8-0548 encodes the following:
- a CDS encoding DUF4395 domain-containing protein — protein: MKEIPIPYVRANQTGIVTVLLIAIVLQLPWLIAALWVIQAAGLLFGPKANLFIRIARPLLTRYIASSQTEAAELQRFNNSLGVGFLTFSLLSFAFGWSIAGYIFAGMMGAAALSAILGYCIGCTLYFQYKQFRARSLNRD
- a CDS encoding adenylate/guanylate cyclase domain-containing protein encodes the protein MKLKLVHIIALLTALSVFFMYRGTLDTMDYFFQDRFMQKEGSIDTRIAIIAIDDESVNEYGSWPWNRNVHAMLVDTLAEGKPAVIAFDVTFPAPSADDTSSDEALIAAVRNAGNVVMPVYGTFASSAERGAIEAIQMSEPYPELKAAAATVGHINTIPDRDRVVRNSLYSFMDQGKQIESFSWVVYKMYKERMGETANADMLPLDDFGRFHIPYTGRPFQYEAIPYSAVLSGDVPADYFEDRIVLIGPYATGFKDDYPTPLQVKSPMYGVEIHANIIQALLEGNFKHELDWKWNAFILLIAAALAYFLFRKWNMLFSFVSVAVLIAAFVIGGGYLYRQGVIVSIGYVVPLLIVSCIVVVGFHYVEELFERRRVTDIFGRYVAPEVVNQILKNGEEGLKLGGTRRELTVLFVDIRGFTPLSEKAEPEEIVEILNEYLDLAANCIFKFDGTLDKFIGDAAMAIFNAPLLLEDHPMRAVEAAWAMKEGSAALERKLIERFGFGVKFGLGIHTGPAVFGNIGSKSRMDYTAIGDTVNTAARLESNAKPGQIILSDVVYQAVKNRVKVNPLGEIKVKGKEQGIIIYELEGLQ